A single Pseudomonas sp. MM223 DNA region contains:
- the gntT gene encoding High-affinity gluconate transporter (*Name gntT), whose amino-acid sequence MFGLATDTFLLLDALVTIVGLILLITHFKVHPFVALTLAAGFLGLTSGMPVAKVMKSFQDGFGGVLGFVGIVLALGTMLGKLMADSGGADQIAQTLIRAFGKKNVHWAMMFAAFLVGIPLFFEIGFVLLIPLVFIVARRSGVSLVKIGIPLLAGLSVVHGLVPPHPGPLLAIGIFHADIGKTIFYGLIVALPTAIIAGPLFGNFISRYIPGNPSQELMDQIAKESDQGNLPSFSITLITVLLPVALMLLKTFADVVLPAEHIVRQWMDLIGHPITALLAALLLAFYTFGSARGFDRQQIMKMLDQSLAPTAAIVLIVGAGGGFKQMLVDTGVGNVIGQMAVQAEISPIMLAWLVAAVIRIATGSATVATITGAGIVAPVIDLVPGVNRELLVLATGAGSLILSHVNDAGFWLVKQYFNMTVAETFKTWSMMETILSVVGIIFIMLLAQVV is encoded by the coding sequence ATGTTCGGACTGGCTACTGATACCTTCCTGCTGCTCGACGCGCTGGTTACCATCGTCGGGCTGATCCTGCTGATCACCCACTTCAAAGTGCACCCCTTCGTCGCCCTCACCCTCGCGGCCGGCTTCCTGGGCCTGACCTCCGGCATGCCGGTGGCCAAGGTAATGAAGTCGTTTCAGGACGGTTTTGGCGGCGTGCTCGGCTTTGTCGGCATCGTGCTCGCATTGGGCACCATGCTCGGCAAGCTGATGGCCGACTCTGGGGGGGCCGACCAGATCGCGCAAACCCTCATCCGCGCCTTCGGCAAGAAGAATGTGCATTGGGCCATGATGTTCGCCGCCTTCCTGGTGGGCATTCCGTTGTTCTTCGAAATCGGCTTCGTGTTGCTGATTCCGCTGGTGTTCATCGTTGCGCGGCGCTCCGGGGTGTCGCTGGTGAAAATCGGCATTCCGCTGCTGGCCGGCCTGTCGGTGGTGCACGGTCTGGTGCCGCCACACCCGGGCCCATTGCTGGCGATCGGCATTTTCCACGCCGACATCGGCAAGACCATCTTCTACGGCCTGATCGTCGCACTGCCCACCGCGATCATCGCCGGCCCGCTGTTCGGTAACTTCATTTCCCGCTACATCCCGGGTAACCCGTCCCAGGAACTGATGGACCAGATCGCCAAGGAGTCCGACCAGGGCAACCTGCCAAGCTTCAGCATCACCCTGATCACCGTGCTGCTGCCGGTGGCGTTGATGCTGCTCAAGACCTTCGCCGACGTGGTGCTGCCGGCCGAGCACATCGTGCGCCAGTGGATGGACCTGATCGGCCACCCCATCACTGCCCTGCTTGCAGCCCTGTTGCTGGCCTTCTACACCTTTGGTTCAGCCCGCGGCTTCGACCGCCAGCAAATCATGAAGATGCTTGACCAGAGCCTGGCCCCCACGGCCGCCATCGTGCTGATCGTGGGTGCCGGTGGCGGGTTCAAGCAGATGCTGGTAGACACTGGTGTGGGCAACGTGATCGGGCAGATGGCCGTGCAGGCGGAAATTTCGCCCATCATGCTGGCCTGGCTGGTGGCCGCGGTGATCCGCATCGCTACTGGCTCCGCCACGGTCGCCACCATTACCGGTGCAGGCATCGTCGCACCGGTGATCGATTTGGTTCCAGGGGTAAACCGTGAGCTGCTGGTACTGGCCACTGGTGCCGGCTCGTTGATCCTGTCGCATGTGAACGACGCCGGTTTCTGGCTGGTGAAGCAATATTTCAACATGACCGTAGCGGAAACCTTCAAGACCTGGAGCATGATGGAAACCATCCTCTCGGTGGTGGGCATCATCTTCATCATGTTGTTGGCACAGGTGGTGTAA